Below is a window of Camelina sativa cultivar DH55 chromosome 11, Cs, whole genome shotgun sequence DNA.
GGGAAGATTGCTTTCCAGCAGTGCTTGTCAACTTATTTGTAGAACTTCTCTTGGTTAGCCAAGAAAAGCTACAAGAGACAAAATCCACTCAAGTGGTACATATGGcagaaacctgaaaaaaaaaaaaaaagtgaagtcAGAGCAAAGTGCCAGTTTACTGCATAACCTTCTCCCTTTCACGGTCATTAGCCTTGTTGGTCGCAAGTGATGTTCTTGTTCCCTTTTCTTATACAAAGCTTTCTTGAGTTCTTCCGCTTGAGCTATGATCTGATCATGCATTTCCTTCTGTCCACAAAGTGAAATGGTGTTTTAACTTGACCAACTAGAGCCAAACATTAAGATCAAACATTGAAATATAGTCCTTATATGCTAAAAGTCATGGTCAGGACTCATGATTATAGTATCATCAGAGACTAGAACTGCTTATAACCAAACTATAAGATAGATAGTTTGACAAGACAATAAATGTGATGACATAGTtataacaagaagaagcagacaTGGCTTATCTATATTATCACAAGATTGATATcacttataagaaaaaatactaTCAGAATCACCGAAGATAATTACATCTGAACTactcaactatatatatacacataacatATTACGCAGGGTCTTAATTCAAAACAGATTAATGGAGGAGGCTTCCAACATTGGAAAAGATAGAGATAGTTTATAATCGAGGAGGATCTTTACAGTAGTTGTATTTAGATGCAGAAAACAGACTTTCATCATTACGTTCAAAACTTTGCTTGGTAAAGAAGGCTTAGAAGATCTAGTTATAATAAGAAGTGGAGTGAACGTCGAGAACAGAGCACTGACCAGCGTAGAAACACTATTTCTGAATCTCGTTATGGATCTGGAAGCATCAGACTCGAACATTGAGTCAGCTCCATGAGGAAGGAGATCCAAATCCGTAGCCTTACGGTAAAGAGAAGCCTTCACGGTGGTTGATGGGCCGGAAAGTATTTAGTCATCAAAACTGGCCAAGCTTTTATAGATGGGATGCACGTTTTTTCAGCCTTTGCTCTAAAACGGTGTCGTTTGTTTAAACACCGGAAAAGGATAATAgtactaatctctctctctttttataaaGTTGCAATCTCTCTAAGCATACATTGTGTATCCTAGTTAATGTCTTAATGAGGTACTTTTTTGTTCCACCTCCACAAACCAAAGAGCTCTGATTGGTTGTATTGAATTAAAACCACTTATTAGCAAATAGAATTGTTGTTTAAGACGCACGTGAAGACGCACGTGACGACCCAATAAGCGGCTTACACGTCAACGAACCCCTCGTGGGACTCTCCGCCCGAGTCCTCTTCTAGGAGGCATCCCCACATAATGTAGCCAAAGTATTGTTTTGGCCTTACCCATGGCTACATTTACATTTGAtgagataaaacaaaacaaacaagagacaatttacattaaaaactcaaataacaccaaattaaaaaaagaaagaaaaaagagtggGACCTACACGGGTGGGGGAATCGATAATTGAAGCAAACAAAGGAGGGTGATGGATGACTCATCTTGAGGATAGGACCCTCTAAGGTCGCCACTTGGTACCTTCCTTACTCAGCCACTTTCAATTTCTCTCGAGATTTTCACGTGTAAATCTATCTCTCTCATCAATATCGCTTTAACAAAACCTGGATCCCACCCACTAATCCATTCCACGGTatcgctatttttttttttaagatcttTTCAAAGTTACATATTTACCCTCACTCTCATACCCCTTCTGGCTATAAGTACCAACCTCACCCCATGCTTTACCTTCCTACAAAAATCATCCATTTacagaaaaattaaacaacaacaGCTTCTCAAAGTCTTTCAAAGCTTCTTAAAGGTTTCTCCAATTCACCAAGATATTAATTatataccaataaaaaaaaacaacatgagTTATCTGAACAAGATTTGGATGGCAGCTTCATTCGTAGCAGTTCAAGGAAACGCCGATCACGGCGTCAAGTTGAAAAGCGGAATCACCTCCGCTCACCGTCTCCAACGCAGGCTTTCCTCCGATCTTCGTCCTCTCGCCGCCGCTGATCTCGCCGGAGACAGTATCCCAGCTGAAGAAAGACGTCGTAACTCTTCTTCAACCCCCGATGAGTCTCTCCGCCAAGTCATGTACCTCAACTGCTGGGCACAAGGCTAAATTCTTAAAGTACGTCTCCCCATCTTCAAATGATGGTGATAGATGACAACGCTTATGATGAACGAACCCGCTTGAGTCAGATTCTTGATGCAAACTGTATATATAAGTTTGGTTTCATCTCTGATGGTTGACTCGCGCCGCTGTTCATGGACTCGCTTgagtcatgtttttttttttttttttttttttttttNAGTTTTGGTTACATCTATGTGAATACTAGAAATGTttgaaaaaatcaaagcaaGCGTTTCGATTCGATTATGCAAAACTCTTTTATCTGGAATCTTGATTGCGATTACCACTTAATTCAACTTTATCCACAGTGAAGTGCGATTATCtcaatttaattaaatcaaaataatccCAAAAGATTCCAAAACCATCGTTATCCAATGAGACATACAGGTCAGTCACTCCatcatgttatttatttatttaaggtGGTTGTCATTATTGAGAGTTTGGTCTATTGTTGTACCAAATGAATAATTTATTCACAGGCCCAAATATATCTCAATAAACTATTGGGCTATATTGGCCCAATAGCCCATTTATATAACCTCTCGCTTTAAACGAAATCGGAGCGTGTCAGGTTTCATCCAACGGTTCAAATCTCACGACGCTCCTCACTAGTGGAGAAAATAATGAGTAACGTCTCTCATTCATTTCCCAACGGTCAAATAAATCCTCAAGAAATACTCAGCTTCTCTcccttctccatcttcatcctCAAGTGTCCAAAGTCTTTactccaaaaccctaaattcaatCAAGAAAATGACTTCAATCGAGGCTACAGAAACGGTTAACGCTCCTCCAAAGCTTCAGATCTGGAACAACGCCGCTTTCGACGATGGAGATTCCCAGATTACTTCCGCCATCGAAGAAGCTACTTCTTGGTCTTCTCAACTCAACGAATCATTCGATTCCGATGGTATCAAAGAGAATCATTTCTCAATTTCGGTTTCCTCTTCGCTCCAGTCCTCAGTCTCGATCACCACCGATCAAGAAGCAGCAAAAGCAGCTCCGTCGGCGAAATCCAAAACCGTCAAGTCCAAATCCGCCGCGGATCGGAGTAAACGAGACATCGATGCAGAGATCGAAGAGGTAGAGAAAGAGATCGGACGGTTATCGACGAGATTGGAGTCGCTCCGATTAGAGAAGGCTGAGCAAACGGCGAGAAGCGTCGCTATTAGAGGAAGAATCGTCCCGGCGAAGTTTATGGAATCTCAGAAACCAACAGTCAGATTCGATGATTCGTCTCTCCAAGGATCCAAATCAAGAAGAGGCGTTAGTCTTGGACCGGCGGAGATATTCAATTCCGGGAAGAGATCCGAAACTGTGACTCCGATTCAATCGGCTCAGAATCGTCGCAAGTCTTGTTTCTTTAAGCTTCCTGGTATAGAGGAAGGCAAAATGACGAACagaggtaataataataaaggaagAACGAGTTTGAGTCTGAGTCCAAGATCTCGTAAAGCCAAGGTGATGACGGCGGGTCAGAAGCAAGCAGCGACGACTGTGGGATCAAAGAGAGcggtgaagaaagaagaaggtgttTTTTCGTTGATCCAGCCTAAGAAGCTATTCAAAGACGATGAAAAGAATGTTTCTTTGAGGAAACCATTGAAACCTGGGAGGGTTGTTGCTAGTAGGTATAGTCTAGTGAGTAAGACGCAGCAGGGTGGAGGAGAGAAAGATGTGAGGAAACGTTCGTTGCCTGagaatgaagagaaagagaatcaTAACAGGTCGGAGAAGAGAAGAGCTTCTGATGAGAATAGCAAGAGTGAagggagagtgaagaagagatgggaGATTCCGAGTGAGGTTGATCTTTATAGCAGTGGTGTGAATGATGTTGATGAGACTCCTATATGTGAGAAGCTACCTAAGATCAGAACGCTTCGTCGTCTTGGAGGGAGCCCTCGTGATTCAGGTGCTGCTAAAAGAGTTGCTGAATTACAAAGCAAGGATCGTAGTTTCACTTTTTGCCAGCTTCTGAGGTTTGAAGAATGAATGAATGTTCCGGTCTATCAAAATTGAACCTCAACTCTTGTTGTGGTTACTTGATTGTGAATTTggttggttttgatttgtttttctgcTTGCTTGCATCTGAATTGTAGAGCAATGAATCTTTGTTGGAATGCTAAATGTCTTTTCTAAATACACAaagatttttgttatcttttgtaAATGATGAAAGATTCTTTCAAAAGGTTTTGCTTtgccaaaaacaaacaagaaggtTATATAATCACAAGGATGGCGCCACAGCTTTGTGAGATTtacaccaaaaaacaaacaacacagagagagagaaaatctTTTGGTTCTCCTTAAAGACAATCTCACAAACACATAACAAATTTGCAGTAATGTCTCAGATGCGGCTTGAATCCCTCCCGAATATGTACCTCCTTGTCCAGTCTGACACCACCAGAGCCCTTGTTCGCCAGCTAACTTGCTTGCTGCATTCACCACATCATTTTTGTTTCATCTGTTCAACCCTTAATTTTCTATACATCTGATATAATGAATCATAAGAGTTTCTTGCTATTTTACCTTGCATAAACAGAATACCAGAGCCACTGGGTGCTTTTTCCAGCTGAAACCCAGTCTCCAGGTAGTTCAGCAGCTGCTTGGTCCCCTCCCAATGGAGCAAATTGTCCAAAGTGCTTGTACCTGTAATCAAGCACAGAGGTTGCATCTCTATATCTTCAAAAGTTTATGAGGATGCATGGTCCTGAGTTCATTAGATTAGACATACTGGAAGGGGCGAAACTGATGATGCCCGCCGGTTCTGAAGCGCTTAGGACCTTCAGGTTGCTCTTTACACTGCTCCATCCTGTTGAAGCATTTTGCAAGATAAGCCCCTTGTTGGGCAGCGACCtatacaaacaaacaagcagatcaTAGATCATTGACCCAGAGTTCCTTGACACAACCCATGATTATACGCATTGGTGAAGGCACCAGGTACCTGAGCAGTTGCAGGCAGGGTCTTCATCTGTGTATCAACCTCTGAGAGAGCCAATTTGAATGCCTCGATGTCTACTTCTTTCCTTTCATTTCCTTCAGAATCAGCCAGCAGGTCGTTAACATTCCTCATATGCTTGCTTTTCAGGTACAACTCCACCTGCGGGTACCTCACAAGGATATCATCAACCACGTCTCGCAACTCTTCCATGGTCAAGGTTCCTGAGTTGTCCACATCTGCAGCTTTGAATATGTTTGCAATATCCTCCTAAAGTAATCACAACATCTATCAAGGTTCAGCATGCATCAACAGTCTAACGGAACAACATCAAACAGTCTAATGGGTTCACAGAGTACAAACCGTGATTTTGCGTTGAGCTATAGAAGCACAATCGCCAACTGCATAAACATTCTCACATCCTTTCACTTGTAACCACTCATTAGTTGCCAACGCACGTCTGCCTCCTTGCTCAACTTGCTCCATGAAGTCGCTGATAACCGGACGGGTTCCAACTCCAGTGGACCACAATATCAATCCATGAGGAAGACTTACGACTTCTCCACTTGATTTGATTTTCACAGTGATATCCTTATCAGACACAGAAAGCACACGCATTCCTGTCTGAACATCAATACCATCTCGCAGGAACTTTTGCTCAGCAAATGAACTGATACGTTCATCAAATCTGCAAACAACCATTTAGTCAAACTCAAGCTTGGCTGAAAAAATGGCGAAAAGGATCCACACACAGTGTTGTTTTCTACTTACGAATTCAAAATATGATCTCCAGATTGAATGAGTGTTATTTTCACGAGCTCTTTTACTGACGGGTATATTTTGGTGACATCTTCTTGAATAAAGTCATGTAGCTCAGCTGCAAACTCCACACCAGTAGGACCTCCTCCCACAATAACAAAATGAAGCTTTCGTCGTCTTTGTTCCTCAGTGAGACCAGGAAGGAGTGCTTTTTCAAAACAATCTATCACTCCTCTACGAATCCTCTGTGCATCCTCTACTTCCTGCagtgtttattttgtttatatgaattGAAGTATGAAACTGGAAGAATTATAAAAATCACAACTTGAAACCAATGAAGTTACCTTGAGAAAATGGCAGTTCTCACGTACACCAGGAGTGCCAAATGTGTTGACTTGTGCTCCCACTGCTACGATCAAGTAGTCATACCCGAGTGAAAAGTCTTGGCTTGCTTCAGGATCATCCTTGAAAACTGGTCGACAGTGAACCTTTTGGTTAACAGGATCGATCTTAAAGCAATCTGCTTCCCACAATTCGATTTCCCCATttttctgcaaacaaacaacaaaggctACATAAACTtagcagatgatgatgatgcctcTCTCTGCATACAGTTTGAAAGAGAGATCCAAAGTACATACCTTCTTAGTTANAACAACCATTTAGTCAAACTCAAGCTTGGCTGAAAAAATGGCGAAAAGGATCCACACACAGTGTTGTTTTCTACTTACGAATTCAAAATATGATCTCCAGATTGAATGAGTGTTATTTTCACGAGCTCTTTTACTGACGGGTATATTTTGGTGACATCTTCTTGAATAAAGTCATGTAGCTCAGCTGCAAACTCCACACCAGTAGGACCTCCTCCCACAATAACAAAATGAAGCTTTCGTCGTCTTTGTTCCTCAGTGAGACCAGGAAGGAGTGCTTTTTCAAAACAATCTATCACTCCTCTACGAATCCTCTGTGCATCCTCTACTTCCTGCagtgtttattttgtttatatgaattGAAGTATGAAACTGGAAGAATTATAAAAATCACAACTTGAAACCAATGAAGTTACCTTGAGAAAATGGCAGTTCTCACGTACACCAGGAGTGCCAAATGTGTTGACTTGTGCTCCCACTGCTACGATCAAGTAGTCATACCCGAGTGAAAAGTCTTGGCTTGCTTCAGGATCATCCTTGAAAACTGGTCGACAGTGAACCTTTTGGTTAACAGGATCGATCTTAAAGCAATCTGCTTCCCACAATTCGATTTCCCCATttttctgcaaacaaacaacaaaggctACATAAACTtagcagatgatgatgatgcctcTCTCTGCATACAGTTTGAAAGAGAGATCCAAAGTACATACCTTCTTAGTTATATTACGGACAGACTCCACAATGCTTCTAGCTTCAACAGTTCCACAGGTTACGCTAGGTAACAATGGCGTAAAGGCAAAGTAGTTCTGCGGAGACACAACCTGAACATCGTAGGAAGTTATATCGAGATCTTTAAGGAAAGATATACCAGCCCATCCAGTCCCAAGCACaactactttcttcttcttttgctcctCCTTTTTGTTAACTGCTGTGTTAGAATCAGAGTATGCCACTATACTTCCACCGCTGCAAAATGTGTAAAGAATACACAAAAACACCCTCAATGAGCAACTCCAAAAAGTGATATTTGCCAAacgcacaaaaaaaagaacagacaGAACGTTCTGTTCACACCAAGTAAAGAAATAGCTAAAGCTTTACAGAGCAAGCTAATCAGAAGTAGTTCTACACTAGTAACGGTTTTTATGGAGAAGATTAAAAGGCGGTAAAAAGTCAGAGATTCTAAGATACAACGGATTGAGAAAACGAATCATATAAAGCAAAGAAAGGTCCCGACTTTTCGGAAAGCGATGAAAAAGTTAGAATCTTAGGTAGAGACAGTGAAACCTGAGAGTGCCGAGGAGAAGGAGCTTAGAGGCAAGTGGGGCAGATCGAGAAACTCTTCCTAGAGAGGAAAgtaatgtcatttttttttccggaTAAAGCTTGAACAAAAGAGGGTTGATTCTAGGGGGACCAAGTTGAAGAGATCCAGGAGAAACAATGGAGATATAGCTATGACCAAGTATTGAACTTTGATAGAGACTTTTCAGAATCCAGATGTGCTGTGTgaaaaagttaataatttaaGTACCCGACTGATTCAGGtcttagttaatttttatttcaagtttGCCATGTGGAACTTGTGACAAATTCTAATCAAACTCATTCATTATCGATTTCTTTAACCACCCCTCATGATCATAAGAACTGGGCATTATCTTGTAATTCTgtattctgtaatttttgagaACCATTATGTTAACAACCCATACCACagattcaatatttttttagataggGTCAGTTTAAGTAGAAATCTCTCAAGAGTCGCAAATATTTAAAACCCGACTAATTCAAGCTGTCCTCGCTTTAGTTAATTTAAGCCATTCGACCCCATTTCGTATTGGATATGAATAAATCTATTAAACCAGCTTATGCTCAGTCAATAGTTAAGATTCACGGGTGTTCCGAATGATTCTGATGATAATTCGACAATCTCAAACGAAGTACAGATCTGGAAAtcagtaaccaaaaaaaaccaaacgaataaatgataaaaacaaGTGGTTTAGCGGATAATTTTAGAGGCTAAACTATATGATGAACAAGTATGCCTCCACGTTTTAGCACCGCAACTCAATATATGCCTCGATGACTAGCTTTTATTTTCGTggatttatatagaaaataagcTAAAGGTGATGTGAGGCAATAAAACTGTATTTAAAAAAACGCAAATCCTTTCTCTCCAACAAAAACCAatacaacaaaataacaaacagAGCTTCCAACTATAATAACcaactaaaatgaaaaacaaataacaaagaaaaagctgACGAATGAggtatgaagaagaagaagctgactCTATTATATAGGGTCATTGTGAAGCCCTAATTGTAGCTTTAACCTATATGGACCGTTTCTAACCAGAAAACTATTCCACTAAATGGGCCTTATTTATACGAATGGGTCGTATTAACTA
It encodes the following:
- the LOC104722081 gene encoding uncharacterized protein LOC104722081; the encoded protein is MSYLNKIWMAASFVAVQGNADHGVKLKSGITSAHRLQRRLSSDLRPLAAADLAGDSIPAEERRRNSSSTPDESLRQVMYLNCWAQG
- the LOC104722083 gene encoding uncharacterized protein LOC104722083 — encoded protein: MTSIEATETVNAPPKLQIWNNAAFDDGDSQITSAIEEATSWSSQLNESFDSDGIKENHFSISVSSSLQSSVSITTDQEAAKAAPSAKSKTVKSKSAADRSKRDIDAEIEEVEKEIGRLSTRLESLRLEKAEQTARSVAIRGRIVPAKFMESQKPTVRFDDSSLQGSKSRRGVSLGPAEIFNSGKRSETVTPIQSAQNRRKSCFFKLPGIEEGKMTNRGNNNKGRTSLSLSPRSRKAKVMTAGQKQAATTVGSKRAVKKEEGVFSLIQPKKLFKDDEKNVSLRKPLKPGRVVASRYSLVSKTQQGGGEKDVRKRSLPENEEKENHNRSEKRRASDENSKSEGRVKKRWEIPSEVDLYSSGVNDVDETPICEKLPKIRTLRRLGGSPRDSGAAKRVAELQSKDRSFTFCQLLRFEE
- the LOC104722084 gene encoding external alternative NAD(P)H-ubiquinone oxidoreductase B1, mitochondrial-like gives rise to the protein MTLLSSLGRVSRSAPLASKLLLLGTLSGGSIVAYSDSNTAVNKKEEQKKKKVVVLGTGWAGISFLKDLDITSYDVQVVSPQNYFAFTPLLPSVTCGTVEARSIVESVRNITKKKNGEIELWEADCFKIDPVNQKVHCRPVFKDDPEASQDFSLGYDYLIVAVGAQVNTFGTPGVRENCHFLKEVEDAQRIRRGVIDCFEKALLPGLTEEQRRRKLHFVIVGGGPTGVEFAAELHDFIQEDVTKIYPSVKELVKITLIQSGDHILNSFDERISSFAEQKFLRDGIDVQTGMRVLSVSDKDITVKIKSSGEVVSLPHGLILWSTGVGTRPVISDFMEQVEQGGRRALATNEWLQVKGCENVYAVGDCASIAQRKITEDIANIFKAADVDNSGTLTMEELRDVVDDILVRYPQVELYLKSKHMRNVNDLLADSEGNERKEVDIEAFKLALSEVDTQMKTLPATAQVAAQQGAYLAKCFNRMEQCKEQPEGPKRFRTGGHHQFRPFQYKHFGQFAPLGGDQAAAELPGDWVSAGKSTQWLWYSVYASKQVSWRTRALVVSDWTRRYIFGRDSSRI